GCCCGTCGGCGAGTAGTACGGCTCTGATATCCGGAGCGGAGCCGCTTCCTCAGACCTCGATCACCACCGGGATGATGGCGGGACGACGGCGGGTGCGCTCGTTGATGAACTTGCCCAACGACCGGCGCGCATGCCGGCGGATTGTCTCGAAGTCGGTGGCACCCTCGTCGGCCGCCTCCGCCAGCGACGCCCGCACCGCGGCCTTTGCCTCCTCGAGCAACTCCTCCGCTTCCGGCGCGTAGACCCAACCGCGGGTGACGATCTCGGGGCCGGTGACGACGTCGCCGGTCGCCGCGTCGATGGTGACGATGACGACCACCAGCCCCTCCTCGGCGAGGTTGCGCCGGTCGCGCAGCACGCCGAGACCGACATCGCCGACGATGCCGTCGACGTACTGGTAACCGGCCGGTACCGCGCGGCGCTCCACCTCGATCCCCGACTCACATACCGTGAGCACGTCGCCGTCCTCGCACACGAGCACGTGGTCGGCTGGCACGCCCACCTCCCGCGCGAGCCGCGCGTGGTGGACGAGGTGGCGGTACTCACCGTGCACGGGGACGAACCAGTCGGGCTGCACGATGTCGAGCAGGAACTTCAGCTCCTCCTGTGACGCGTGACCCGATACGTGGACGCCCGCGTTCCCGCCGTGGATGACTTCGGCGCCGGCGCGGTGCAGCGAGTCGATCACGCGCGACACGTTCGACTCGTTCCCCGGGATCGCGTGCGCCGAGATCACGACGACATCGTCTTCGCTCACCTTGATGAACTTGTGCTCGTGCGCGGCCATGAGCGAGAGCGCGCTCAACGGCTCACCCTGCGACCCCGTGCACACCACGCACACCTCGCCCGGCGCGTAGCGCGGTACCTCCTCGATGTCGATCACGCGCTCGGTCGGGATGTCGAGCATGCCCATCTCCCGGGCGAGCGCCACGTTCTGGGTCATCGACCGCCCGAGGAATGCGACCCGACGACCGGCGTTGAGAGCCGCCTCGCACACCTGCTGCACGCGGTGGAGGTGTGAGGCGAACGAGGCGACGATGATCCGGCGCTCCGGATGGTCGCGGAACATCGTGCGCATCGTGGCCCCGACCGTGGTCTCCGACGGCGTGAACCCGGGCCGCTCGGCGTTCGTGGAGTCGGAAAGCAGCAGCTTCACGCCACCGGTCCGCTTCGCGATCTCGCCGATCAGCGCGAGGTCGGTCTTGCGGCCGTCGACCGGGGTGAGGTCGAGCTTGAAGTCGCCACTGTGGAGGATCGTCCCGGCCGGCGTGTGGTACGCGGTGGCGAAGGCATGCGGCACCGAGTGCGTCACGGGGATGAACTCGCAGTCGAACGGCCCGATCGAGCGCCGCTCACCGTCGTACACCGGGATCAACTCTGTGCGATCGAGCATCCCCGCCTCCTCGATGCGGGAACGGGCGAGACCGAGAGACAGCGGCGACCCGTAGATGGGGACGGCGACGTCGCGGAGCAGGAAGGCCAAGCCGCCCGCGTGGTCCTCGTGGGCATGCGTGAGGAACACGCCCTCGACCCGATCGGCGTTCTCGCGGAGGTACGTGAAATCGGGCAAGACGAGGTCGACGCCCGGCATGTCGACGTCGGGGAACATCAGGCCGCAATCGACGACGAGGATGCGGTCGTCGACCTCGAGGCAGAAGCAGTTGCGCCCGATCTCGCCCAGCCCGCCGAGGAAGGTGATCGTGACCGGCGGGCGACTCATCAGCGCCCGAGGGTACTGCCCGCCGGCCCTACATCGCGCGCACCGTGGTCACGCTCTCGGCCACTCAGATCCCGAGGAGCGCGTCGAGCCCGTACGTGAGACCGGGCCTCGTGGGGATCGCCTTGATCGCGAGCAGCACGCCCGGAATGAACGAGGTGCGGTCGTACGAGTCTTGCCGGATCGTGAGCGACTGGCCGGTGGTGCCCAGCAGCACCTCCTGGTGAGCCATCAGGCCGCGCAGCCTCACCGAGTGGATCGGGATGCCTGCCGCGCCCTCGCCGCCACGCGCGCCCTCGAGCACGGTCTTCGTGGTGGGATCGGGCGCCCAGTCGCCGGACGCGTCCGCCATGCGTTCCGCGGTGGCGATCGCGGTACCCGACGGCGCGTCGATCTTCTCGTCGTGGTGGAGCTCGATGATCTCGGCGGTTTCGAAGTAGGGGGCGGCGAGCTCGGCGAAGCGCATCATGAGCACCGCGCTGATCGCGAAGTTCGGCACGATGACCGCGTTCGCCTCGGACGCCTCGAAGCGCGTGCGAAACTGCTCCACCTCGGCCTTCTCGAACCCGCTCGTGCCGACGACCGCGTGCACGCCGTTGTCGGCACACCAGGCAAGGTTCTCGCGCGCGCCGTCGATCACGG
This portion of the Acidimicrobiia bacterium genome encodes:
- a CDS encoding ribonuclease J, coding for MSRPPVTITFLGGLGEIGRNCFCLEVDDRILVVDCGLMFPDVDMPGVDLVLPDFTYLRENADRVEGVFLTHAHEDHAGGLAFLLRDVAVPIYGSPLSLGLARSRIEEAGMLDRTELIPVYDGERRSIGPFDCEFIPVTHSVPHAFATAYHTPAGTILHSGDFKLDLTPVDGRKTDLALIGEIAKRTGGVKLLLSDSTNAERPGFTPSETTVGATMRTMFRDHPERRIIVASFASHLHRVQQVCEAALNAGRRVAFLGRSMTQNVALAREMGMLDIPTERVIDIEEVPRYAPGEVCVVCTGSQGEPLSALSLMAAHEHKFIKVSEDDVVVISAHAIPGNESNVSRVIDSLHRAGAEVIHGGNAGVHVSGHASQEELKFLLDIVQPDWFVPVHGEYRHLVHHARLAREVGVPADHVLVCEDGDVLTVCESGIEVERRAVPAGYQYVDGIVGDVGLGVLRDRRNLAEEGLVVVIVTIDAATGDVVTGPEIVTRGWVYAPEAEELLEEAKAAVRASLAEAADEGATDFETIRRHARRSLGKFINERTRRRPAIIPVVIEV
- the dapB gene encoding 4-hydroxy-tetrahydrodipicolinate reductase; this translates as MIKVGVFGAGGRMGSTVCNAVVDDPELELVAAVDPYHVDIDLRQLGVHGAGLNVAAKPDAFLHAGAEVAVDFTVIDGARENLAWCADNGVHAVVGTSGFEKAEVEQFRTRFEASEANAVIVPNFAISAVLMMRFAELAAPYFETAEIIELHHDEKIDAPSGTAIATAERMADASGDWAPDPTTKTVLEGARGGEGAAGIPIHSVRLRGLMAHQEVLLGTTGQSLTIRQDSYDRTSFIPGVLLAIKAIPTRPGLTYGLDALLGI